One Drosophila subobscura isolate 14011-0131.10 chromosome U, UCBerk_Dsub_1.0, whole genome shotgun sequence DNA window includes the following coding sequences:
- the LOC117902231 gene encoding protein male-specific lethal-1 isoform X5, protein MDKRFKWPKQKANYSDPPYHHQSRGGIGGGIGGGGGPGGGGGGDRDYYHKKHQKNQNYSRPQHGYQKQHSYQKPINKGSSYYKPPPPETSTEPSMPRGGGGAMAPPASVNSSGSDVVTLIVENNNLKRMIVLHLNLMQEQTDSLAAKEKELDDQTDKLNTVLSQNQDLKLVNVHLEATIEELRKQLRRKNKRGAPGDDDNNDDDDHPLPPAMQEKIICNAETQTELELAAAAAHHLPQAELPYPYQQQAESQPRLVREETRRRPRLRVHQQLQPTIIRVEQQHQQQQQQQQQSHLMRVEPQQPTQAIEERQPRSVRQEPQPQHRLMREELVREELQSRLSKDLQQQSRLARDQQQQPRLIRQEQQQPRLIREEQQQQPRPMRDEQHRPSREHQQQQEEENQPPRDRLQQYQQHHPSVQPQSPHKIISKTSLVTSVVSLPPLAPISTPAPVESKARGEYNGKKVSTMFLHRVNQDSSLTSSAQHHIETQKEPEVEVEVEKPLPVEDEQQQVIETEEEERVEQQQVIDTQEEMDMQQVESLQQEIETEDGQMYLQQEIEAEQQIIETEEVAMDQMDQLDQMEEVVIAQEDNIFHEELQQPDGMIILGAEEEMGVETVEEIVQTTVYNGHLEDQECFDDEQQQQEEEDDDDDESDDDDEDKDSDEESESGSEDEDEDDDSEDNEEDEEEEHELPSKTNVNNLDALPPNQDGDRLWQTVNHQIHAMDSPEHKSMAPSAHSTPNHQLKTDLFSHKDTEAHQMLEVEEEEEDSQQPKLVIAEPEMDAVEVQTVEVETLEVETETVELETVEMEAGVGMETMEVQTVEVHTEETVVEQAGVEFEIKTEEVTTTTISKHMLPKACDTSTPAPVPATAHNPVAVAAPTPTKANSALVEAEHKTNSVLVGAPTKEESVVEPAPTKEESVVVPAPVKEESVATATVVPMKKLTVVATVHSERFSEAATQPTEIPSASDATLSTVEETVPRKKSAVETATVPRIKSTVEAETVPRKKSSVEAETVPRKKSSVDAETVPRKKSSIDAETVPKKKTSIEATVPKETCVSVGALLMEKSTVASALSKEKSAVAASKEKPAFVEAPQKANSTVEAVSSKEKPEAYKEMSIVSQAHPTKTNSAVSEVPPTKANSTVVAAPTKEKELSAVVDVALPKANSSLVAGMPKEKSAVVSTLDKEKSATKDRYAVEEHTRKSNSAAIDAKHKRPKSKEEPFEKKLERVNEATKVILKASAGHARAGASPAKANSTAVTAFNKEKSTIVAAGTLCLPKTKTQTVVAATTQTKEKSAVASAAIPKEKSLLEATQKANSAVVSPSKKAAAATSQTATVGVASPAQAAAPAPMAALPKAKASEPGEDKSEIKREEILNLSEEVMLYYKAGNDFLSGMTAPDLTIRFEPLNSVKFTESEHKRKKKKRKKSKSKSPSKSEHRHHDRKIHAVANHHHSSPKKRPYNLIEEIHDKSELREADAPPQKKPKLLQVKLKQHGISNDMKFHSSLMSNSKPQTDKEKEVARLEEEMRRKLQEHLKKEQRRQSQQPLVMLKKPPKDNSASTSLIYPPIAHASTSTSTSTSTTPPPASETTPPETPSSTPPPTGTNLILEPPAETQSKTEDKDKDKSAISIASPLTPVSMSSNSSSSTTSSTSTARTIIQNYAHKSTSRYRTVLFPYTTRSWEDQEFHRDNEFFDEEADELLSDHPSLEIPKWRDTPIPYSADDKDIEDVSDEAFEKRHEKYVKDEIERKRRDARYMREQMKSEALRQRHNQDEVLVQLDPLPTSTFYPLPEDIEGVEIVTEIPVQAFGENVVNMEARSDFSLPWLDSVKALTAIARAKAEAVPVATLASKKIPLTAAEARHQEMNSSYVFLKRRKRQRKR, encoded by the exons ATGGACAAGCGATTCAAATGGCCAAAGCAGAAGGCCAACTACTCGGATCCACCCTACCATCACCAGTCGCGTGGCGGCATCGGTGGTGGTATTGGAGGCGGTGGTGGTCCTGGCGGTGGGGGCGGCGGTGATAGAGACTACTACCACAAAAAACAtcagaaaaaccaaaattattCGCGCCCGCAACATGGCTATCAGAAGCAACATAGCTATCAGAAGCCTATCAACAAGGGCAGTAGCTACTACAAGCCACCACCGCCAGAGACATCTACAGAGCCATCTATGCCCaggggtggtggtggcgccaTGGCGCCGCCCGCCTCGGTCAACTCCTCGGGCTCCGATGTCGTCACCCTCATCGTGGAGAACAACAATCTGAAGCGCATGATTGTGCTCCATCTGAATCTGATGCAGGAGCAGACGGACAGCCTGGCGGCCAAGGAGAAGGAACTGGACGATCAAACGGACAAGCTGAACACTGTACTCTCGCAGAACCAAGACCTGAAGCTGGTCAATGTCCATCTGGAGGCCACCATCGAGGAGTTGCGAAAGCAGCTAAGAAGAAAGAACAAGAGGGGAGCCCCTGGCGACGACGATAacaatgacgatgacgatcATCCACTGCCACCTGCCATGCAGGAGAAAATTATCTGCAATGCGGAGACACAAACGGAGTTGGagctggcagcggcggcggcgcatCATCTGCCACAGGCAGAGCTGCCTTATCCTTACCAACAGCAGGCGGAAAGCCAACCCAGGCTGGTAAGAGAGGAGACCCGTCGTAGGCCCCGCCTGAGagtgcaccagcagctgcagcccacTATAATaagagtggagcagcagcaccaacagcagcaacaacagcagcagcagtcgcatcTTATGAGAGTGGAGCCTCAGCAACCCACTCAAGCAATTGAGGAGCGACAGCCACGTTCTGTGAGGCaggagccacagccgcagcatcgTCTTATGAGAGAGGAGCTTGTGAGGGAGGAACTACAGAGCAGGCTTTCGAaggatctgcagcagcagtctaGGCTGGCAagggatcagcagcagcagcccagacTTATAagacaggagcaacagcagccccgACTTATAagagaggagcaacagcagcagcctcgtCCCATGAGGGATGAACAGCACAGGCCATCGagggagcatcagcagcagcaggaggaggaaaatCAACCGCCACGTGATCGTCTGcagcagtaccagcagcatcatccaTCAGTCCAACCTCAGTCGCCGCACAAAATCATCTCCAAAACTTCGCTGGTTACTTCTGTCGTAAGTCTGCCGCCGTTGGCACCCATCAGCACTCCCGCGCCCGTGGAGAGCAAAGCGAGAGGAGAGTACAATGGCAAGAAGGTCAGCACCATGTTCCTGCATCGAGTTAACCAGGACTCCAGCCTCACATCCTCTGCACAGCATCACAttgaaacacaaaaagagccggaggtggaggtggaggttgAGAAACCTTTGCCAGTGGAggatgaacagcagcaggtgaTCGAAACggaagaggaggagagggtggagcagcagcaggtaatTGATACGCAGGAGGAGATGGACATGCAGCAGGTGGAGTCACTGCAGCAGGAGATTGAAACGGAGGATGGGCAGATGTATCTGCAGCAGGAGATCGAAGCTGAGCAACAGATCATTGAAACGGAGGAGGTGGCAATGGATCAAATGGATCAACTGGACCAAATGGAGGAGGTGGTTATTGCCCAAGAAGACAACATTTTCCATGAAGAACTGCAGCAGCCGGATGGAATGATAATTCTTGGCGCCGAGGAGGAGATGGGCGTGGAAACGGTGGAGGAGATTGTTCAGACCACAGTCTACAATGGCCATTTGGAGGATCAAGAATGTTTCGAcgacgaacagcagcagcaggaggaggaggatgatgatgatgatgaaagcgacgacgacgatgaagATAAAGACAGCGacgaggagagcgagagcgggagtgaagatgaagatgaagacgaTGATAGCGAGGACAATGaagaggacgaggaggaggagcatgaGCTGCCCTCGAAAACAAATGTTAACAATTTAGATGCCTTGCCTCCCAATCAAGATGGTGACCGTCTCTGGCAGACGGTCAATCATCAG ATACACGCCATGGATAGTCCGGAGCATAAGAGCATGGCGCCATCAGCCCATTCGACACCCAATCATCAGCTAAAAACGGATCTTTTTTCACACAAGGATACAGAGGCTCATCAGATGCTGGAagtggaagaggaggaggaggacagccagcagccgaaACTCGTCATTGCCGAACCCGAAATGGATGCTGTGGAAGTACAGACGGTCGAAGTGGAGACTTTGGAAGTGGAGACCGAGACCGTTGAACTAGAGACTGTAGAAATGGAGGCTGGAGTCGGCATGGAAACAATGGAAGTTCAGACTGTGGAAGTGCACACGGAGGAGACCGTTGTGGAGCAAGCTGGAGTGGAATTTGAAATCAAAACGGAGGAGGTGACAACCACGACAATCAGCAAGCATATGCTGCCTAAAGCATGTGATACCAgtactccagctccagttcctgcTACCGCACACaatcctgttgctgttgctgctcctacGCCGACCAAGGCAAACTCTGCTCTCGTGGAAGCTGAACACAAGACGAACTCTGTTCTCGTTGGAGCTCCAACCAAGGAAGAGTCTGTTGTAGAGCCTGCACCAACCAAGGAAGAGTCTGTTGTAGTTCCAGCTCCTGTCAAGGAAGAGTCGGTTGCCACAGCAACGGTTGTACCAATGAAAAAGTTGACAGTGGTGGCGACTGTACATAGCGAACGGTTCTCTGAGGCAGCAACTCAACCCACGGAAATACCCTCTGCATCAGATGCAACTTTATCCACTGTTGAGGAGACTGTACCCAGGAAGAAGTCTGCTGTTGAAACAGCGACTGTACCGAGGATAAAATCCACTGTTGAAGCAGAGACTGTACCGAGAAAGAAGTCCAGTGTTGAG GCAGAGACTGTACCCAGAAAGAAGTCCAGTGTTGATGCAGAGACTGTACCGAGGAAGAAGTCCAGTATTGATGCAGAGACTGTACCGAAGAAAAAGACTTCTATCGAAGCGACTGTACCTAAGGAAACGTGTGTTTCTGTAGGAGCTCTGCTTATGGAAAAGTCCACTGTAGCATCGGCTCTATCAAAGGAGAAATCGGCTGTCGCAGCGTCCAAGGAAAAGCCTGCTTTTGTAGAAGCTCCACAGAAGGCAAATTCCACTGTCGAAGCAGTTTCGAGCAAGGAAAAACCCGAAGCGTATAAGGAGATGTCGATAGTTTCACAAGCACATCCAACCAAGACAAACTCTGCCGTTTCAGAAGTACctccaacaaaagcaaactcaaCGGTCGTGGCAGCTCcaacaaaggaaaaggagTTATCCGCAGTTGTGGATGTTGCTCTACCCAAGGCAAACTCTTCGCTTGTTGCCGGTATGCCCAAGGAAAAGTCTGCTGTCGTATCAACTTTAGACAAGGAAAAGTCTGCTACCAAGGATAGATATGCTGTTGAGGAACATACGCGAAAGTCAAACTCCGCTGCAATAGACGCCAAGCATAAGCGTCCAAAATCTAAGGAAGAGCCATTCGAAAAGAAGCTGGAAAGAGTAAACGAGGCGACAAAGGTGATTCTCAAGGCGTCAGCGGGGCATGCTCGTGCTGGTGCAAGCCCTGCCAAGGCAAACTCCACGGCTGTGACGGCTTTTAACAAGGAGAAGTCCACTATTGTGGCAGCGGGTACGCTTTGTCTGCCCAAGACAAAGACCCAGActgttgtggcagcaaccACTCAAACCAAGGAGAAGTCTGCTGTGGCATCGGCAGCTATACCAAAGGAAAAATCTCTGCTGGAGGCTACCCAAAAGGCAAACTCTGCTGTTGTGTCGCCTTcaaagaaagcagcagcagctacgagTCAGACAGCAACAGTTGGGGTAGCTTCGCCTGCACAAGCTGCAGCTCCCGCGCCAATGGCAGCTCTACCCAAGGCCAAGGCCTCCGAACCAGGAGAAGACAAATCTGAAATCAAAAGGGAGGAGATTCTCAACCTGAGCGAGGAAGTTATGTTATACTACAAGGCAGGGAATGATTTCCTCAGTGGCATGACAGCACCGGATCTAACCATTCGATTTGAACCTCTGAACAGTGTAAAATTCACGGAATCAGagcacaaaaggaaaaagaagaagcggaAGAAGAGTAAGAGCAAGAGCCCCTCAAAGAGCGAACACAGACATCACGACAGGAAGATCCATGCAGTGGCGAATCATCATCACTCGTCGCCGAAGAAACGCCCCTACAACCTCATAGAAGAGATTCACGACAAGTCAGAGCTGCGTGAAGCGGATGCACCACCGCAGAAGAAACCAAAACTTTTGCAGGTGAAGCTCAAGCAGCATGGAATCTCTAATGACATGAAATTCCATTCCTCCTTaatgagcaacagcaaaccGCAAAcggacaaggagaaggaggtggCCCGTTTAGAGGAGGAAATGCGTCGCAAGCTGCAGGAACATTTGAAGAAGGAGCAACGGCGACAGAGTCAACAGCCGCTGGTTATGCTCAAGAAACCTCCCAAGGATAATAGTGCCAGCACGAGTTTAATCTATCCCCCGATAGCGCATGCATCCACTTCCACATCAACGTCAACGTCAAcgacaccaccaccagccTCTGAAACGACGCCACCAGAGACACCGTCATCGACGCCACCGCCCACGGGCACAAATCTGATATTAGAACCCCCCGCAGAAACACAATCCAAGACAGAGGATAAGGACAAGGATAAATCGGCCATAAGCATTGCTTCACCACTGACACCTGTGTCGatgagcagcaacagcagcagcagcaccacttccagcaccagcacagccCGAACGATAATCCAGAACTATGCTCACAAATCCACATCCAGATATCGCACTGTCCTATTTCCGTATACGACACGCTCCTGGGAGGATCAGGAGTTCCATCGCGATAACGAGTTCTTCGATGAGGAGGCTGATGAATTGCTGTCGGATCATCCCAGTCTGGAGATACCCAAATGGCGGGATACACCCATACCGTACAGCGCCGACGACAAGGACATCGAAGACGTGTCGGACGAAGCCTTTGAGAAGCGGCACGAAAAGTATGTAAAGGACGAGATCGAAAGGAAGCGTCGCGATGCGCGCTACATGCGGGAGCAGATGAAGAGCGAAGCCTTGCGGCAGCGACACAATCAGGATGAGGTGTTGGTCCAACTCGATCCGCTGCCCACGTCCACGTTCTACCCCCTGCCCGAGGACATTGAAGGCGTGGAGATTGTCACGGAAATCCCTGTGCAAGCGTTCGGTGAGAATGTTGTCAACATGGAGGCGAGATCGGATTTCAGCCTGCCATGGCTGGACTCGGTCAAAGCGCTGACGGCCATTGCCCGGGCGAAGGCTGAGGCAGTGCCGGTGGCCACGTTAGCTAGCAAAAAGATACCCCTCACCGCAGCCGAAGCCAGGCATCAGGAGATGAATTCCTCGTATGTGTTCCTCAAGCGGCGCAAGCGACAGAGAAAACGTTAG